The following DNA comes from bacterium.
TCGGCCTTATCGTCATCGGGGCGGTCCTTGCGTGGCTGACCGAGCCGGTGCCCGATTTTGTCGTCGCCCTGGCCATGGTGACCGCGTGGGGGCTGACGGGACTGGTGCCGCTCGGGCAGGCGCTCGCGGGGTTCACGAGCTCGTCCTACATAGTGGCCCTCAGCGCCCTGGGCCTGGCCGCGGCGATGTCGCGTTCCGGCCTGCTCTATCGCGTCGCGCTGCGGCTGCTACGGACCTTTCCGCCGTCCTACTCCGGCCAAGTGCTCGCCCTGCTCGTCGGGGGAGCGCTCGTCACGCCGCTGATGCCGCTTTCGATCGCGCGTGTCGCGGCGATAGCCCCGCTTGCCCAGGAACTCGCCCACGGCCTGGGATATCCACCGCGGAGCCGAGGGAGCGCGGGCCTAGCGTTCGCCGGAATTCTCGGGTACGCGGCGTTCAGCAGCGTCTTCTTCACCGGCCTCGCGATGAATTTCTACGTATTTGCGCTGATGCCGGCCGCGGACCGCGCGCAGTTCAGCTGGTCCGTCTGGTTCCTGGGCGCGGCTCCGGCCGGGCTGATTCTGTTTCTGGGCTGCGCCGCCATGCTGTTGGTCGGCTTTCGGCCGACGGAGTCACCGAGAATCGCCCCCGCCGCCCTGGAGCGCCAACGGCGGGTCCTCGGACCGCTCGCGTCCTCCGAGCTCGTCACGATCATCGCGCTCGCGGTCTTGCTCCTGGGGCTCGTCGCCCAGCCGACCCTCCGGATCGACAGCGCGTGGGTGGCGGCCACCGCGCTTATCATAGGCCTCACCGGGGAAGTGCTGAACCGGGAAAGCTTCCGGAACTCCATTGAGTGGGGCTTCCTGGCGCTGTTCGGCGTCCTGCTGGGAACCGGCGGCGTTCTTCACGGCGTCGGGATCGACGGGTGGATCGCGAATCTGCTCGTGCCGCTCGTACGTTCGGTCGGAAGCCCGGCCGCGCTCGTCATGCTGCTCGCGCTCGCGATCGTCGCCGCCCGGCTCGCGCTGCCCTGGATTCCGGCCACGCTGCTTCTGAGCCTCGCGCTGGTCCCGGCGGCCCCCAGGCTCGGCCTGGCCCCGTGGATCGCCGGCTTCGTCGTGTTGGTCACCGCCAACGCCTGGCTCAACCCGCGTCAGAGCGACTACTGCCGGCTCGTCCGGGACGCCACGGAGGGGGAGATGTTCACCGAACGTCACGCCCG
Coding sequences within:
- a CDS encoding SLC13 family permease, which gives rise to MTAEPVEALIRGVPFFSALDRLDVARLTGALEEVAFAADTVIFSEGADADALYLLDEGQVTVSVRGPTGERSVATLRAPAHFGELGLLLGRRTGSARAATDVRAWKLSRERFERVARERGHLGLMMATSLAELLDRRSREHAGVPITTATALPIRLDAPRPAPSRLRRNLSFALAIGVPVVLWTVSPPAGLTARGWHVGLIVIGAVLAWLTEPVPDFVVALAMVTAWGLTGLVPLGQALAGFTSSSYIVALSALGLAAAMSRSGLLYRVALRLLRTFPPSYSGQVLALLVGGALVTPLMPLSIARVAAIAPLAQELAHGLGYPPRSRGSAGLAFAGILGYAAFSSVFFTGLAMNFYVFALMPAADRAQFSWSVWFLGAAPAGLILFLGCAAMLLVGFRPTESPRIAPAALERQRRVLGPLASSELVTIIALAVLLLGLVAQPTLRIDSAWVAATALIIGLTGEVLNRESFRNSIEWGFLALFGVLLGTGGVLHGVGIDGWIANLLVPLVRSVGSPAALVMLLALAIVAARLALPWIPATLLLSLALVPAAPRLGLAPWIAGFVVLVTANAWLNPRQSDYCRLVRDATEGEMFTERHARLAGVGLTVLTLLALAVSLPYWKFLGILTR